The Capsicum annuum cultivar UCD-10X-F1 chromosome 1, UCD10Xv1.1, whole genome shotgun sequence sequence ACAAATTAGCAGCTagccatgaaaatattttttgttatttttgccGTACTTGGTTGTTTTTCATGGCCTAGTATGCAGAGCGATTTGGAGACGTACATAGTTCAAGTCGAATCACCAGAAAGCCAAATTTCCACTCAATCGCCAAGGACGGATTTGGAGAGGTGGTACAAGTCTTTCTTGCCAAATACCATAGCAACCGCTGGCCCAGAAGAAAAGGCGCGGTTGATATATGCATATCACAATGTGATCACAGGCTTTGCTGCTAGATTGTCGGCGAAGCAAGTGAAGGAAATGGAGAAGAAACCGGGCTTTAAATCTGCGTGGTCTCAGAGGATATTGTCTTTGCACACTACCCATACTCCGAGTTTTCTCGGATTGAAACAGAACGTTGGGTTGTGGAAGGATGCCAACTATGGTAAAGGTGTGATCATTGGAGTCTTGGACACCGGGATTACCCCTGACCATCCTTCCTTTAGCGACAAAGGAATGCCTCCTCCGCCTACTAAATGGAAGGGCAAGTGTGAATCGAACTTCACTGAAAAGTGTAACAACAAGATCATTGGCGCAAGGGTTTTCCCAACAAGCAGTGATTCACCAATAGATGAAAATGGACATGGCACACACACAGCCAGTACGGCTGCTGGCAGGTTCGTGAAAGGTGCCAATGTGTATGGTAACGCTAATGGCACTGCGGTTGGGATAGCCCCTCTTGCCCATGTGGCCATTTATAAGGTCTGTCAACCGTTTGGTTGCGCTGACAGTGATATTCTAGCTGCCATGGATGCAGCTATTGATGATGGAGTAGATATCCTGTCCCTTTCCCTTGGTGGAGGCAGTAAGGCATTCTATAATGACCCCATTGCACTCGGGGCATTCAGTGCCGCAAAGAGAGGCATTCTTGTAAGTTGTTCAGCCTCTAATAATGGTCCATATGATAGTACCTTATCAAACGAAGCTCCGTGGATTCTGACAGTAGGTGCAAGCACTCTTGACAGGAAACTAAAGGTCACTGTTAAGCTCGGAAACCAAAAAGTATTCGAGGGCGAATCAACATTTCATCCAAAGGGTCACAATTCAGCATTTTACCCTTTGTTTGATCCTTCACTGAATGCAACCGACTTTGACAGCCCTTATTGCGGAACAGGTACTCTAAATGACCctgaaattaaaggaaaaattgttTTGTGCATGGAGGGTGGTGGTTATTCCAGGATTGAAAAAGGACAAGCGGTAAAGGATGCCGGAGGTGTTGGCATGATTCTCTATACTATTGCTGATTATGGTGCCACTAAGTTTGCCGATGCTCACGTCCTTCCAGCTCTGTATATTTCCTACAAAGATGGAATGgaaattcttgaatacatgaacaCAACATCGAAACCAATTGCAAGAATTACATTTCAAGGAACAATAATCGGAGATAAAGATGCTCCAGTGGTTGCTGCATTTTCTTCTCGCGGACCAAACTTAGCTAGTCCTGGAATCTTGAAACCTGATATTATTGGTCCTGGTGTTAACATTCTTGCTGCTTGGCCTACCTCCATTGACAACAAACCAAATGCAAAATCTACCTTCAACATTAAATCGGGAACCTCTATGTCCTGTCCTCACCTCAGTGGAGTAGCAGCATTGCTGAAAAGTACCCACCCCACTTGGTCCCCTGCAGCTATCAAATCAGCAATCATGACAACTGCTAACACAGTGAACCTTGCCAACGATCCCATATTAGATGAAAGGCTCCTTCCAGCGAGCATCTTTGCCGTTGGTGCAGGACATGTCAATCCCTCGAGAGCTAATGATCCAGGGCTAGTCTACGACACCCAATTTAAGGACTACCTGCCTTACCTGTGCGGTTTGAATTACACAAATCGACAGGTGGGAAACCTCCTGCAACACAAAGTGGATTGTAAGGAAGTGAAACGCATTCCTGAAGGACAACTAAATTATCCTTCATTCTCTATCACACTCGAAGAAACTTCTCAGACGTATACGAGAACAGTAACTAACGTTGGGGAAGCTAAATCATCTTACATTGTGGAAATCGCTTCCCCACCCGGAGTCTCTGTGACTGTTAAGCCCTCCACTCTGAAATTCTCCAAGTTGAACCAGAAGTTGAAATACCAAGTGAGCTTTACGAGAAA is a genomic window containing:
- the LOC107851415 gene encoding subtilisin-like protease gives rise to the protein MKIFFVIFAVLGCFSWPSMQSDLETYIVQVESPESQISTQSPRTDLERWYKSFLPNTIATAGPEEKARLIYAYHNVITGFAARLSAKQVKEMEKKPGFKSAWSQRILSLHTTHTPSFLGLKQNVGLWKDANYGKGVIIGVLDTGITPDHPSFSDKGMPPPPTKWKGKCESNFTEKCNNKIIGARVFPTSSDSPIDENGHGTHTASTAAGRFVKGANVYGNANGTAVGIAPLAHVAIYKVCQPFGCADSDILAAMDAAIDDGVDILSLSLGGGSKAFYNDPIALGAFSAAKRGILVSCSASNNGPYDSTLSNEAPWILTVGASTLDRKLKVTVKLGNQKVFEGESTFHPKGHNSAFYPLFDPSLNATDFDSPYCGTGTLNDPEIKGKIVLCMEGGGYSRIEKGQAVKDAGGVGMILYTIADYGATKFADAHVLPALYISYKDGMEILEYMNTTSKPIARITFQGTIIGDKDAPVVAAFSSRGPNLASPGILKPDIIGPGVNILAAWPTSIDNKPNAKSTFNIKSGTSMSCPHLSGVAALLKSTHPTWSPAAIKSAIMTTANTVNLANDPILDERLLPASIFAVGAGHVNPSRANDPGLVYDTQFKDYLPYLCGLNYTNRQVGNLLQHKVDCKEVKRIPEGQLNYPSFSITLEETSQTYTRTVTNVGEAKSSYIVEIASPPGVSVTVKPSTLKFSKLNQKLKYQVSFTRKDNGTSSGIAQGFLIWTSKKYSVRSPIAVVLQPKIGF